Proteins encoded within one genomic window of Mauremys mutica isolate MM-2020 ecotype Southern chromosome 11, ASM2049712v1, whole genome shotgun sequence:
- the CATSPER2 gene encoding cation channel sperm-associated protein 2 isoform X1, giving the protein MNSQSPEDASQTKVSSPFTLLPRADAIRSKLIYTFYLIDHLQGLSHAIPRHNIQDFLDPKKQRKLMFTDHHQLVRFNITPVRNTIITPEKRLRNRIQVRCSRWPPLAMWASWVLNSTIFKSFIICLIFLNMLVLMIKSEVMDKMDASLVSLKLILEVTVWVILLIFIMEILLNWIVSFRGFWKSSWNVFDFSVTIVSVIPEFLDLTGITNKIAAMRLIRAFRILRTLKLFSKFRQVRVIILAIAKTLKAMTFILLLLVVFFSVFAVSGIFFFESYSRSDRTDLEYSMYFRDLPNTLVTLFILFTMDHWYALLQDTWKIPEMNKLISSLYIILWLLIGSFMFRNFFVAIMVTNFQTIRSDLAEEVKQIEAQKKADLFKIQIRESRSQASGLEVGPGAEAPPSAQQLEYKVVVKQSVKDLDWETYIHQNLQSLVEVNEDGQVVWPSDSLFRYFELLEQLQHNLEERKRLQHYAVMALLNMEDK; this is encoded by the exons ATGAATTCCCAG aGCCCAGAGGATGCTTCCCAAACCAAAGTCAGCTCCCCATTTACGCTGCTTCCCCGAGCTGACGCCATTCGCTCCAAGCTGATCTACACCTTCTACTTGATTGACCACCTTCAGGGACTGAGCCATGCCATCCCACGGCACAATATCCAGGATTTCCTTG ACCCCAAGAAGCAGAGGAAGCTGATGTTCACAGACCATCACCAGCTGGTTCGTTTCAACATAACCCCCGTCAGGAACACCATCATCACCCCAGAGAAACGCCTGCGCAACCGCATCCAAGTGCGCTGCAGCCGCTGGCCTCCCCTGGCCATgtgggcatcctgggtcctgaaCA GTACCATCTTCAAAAGCTTCATCATCTGTCTCATCTTCCTGAACATGCTGGTTCTTATGATCAAGAGTG AGGTGATGGACAAGATGGATGCCAGCCTGGTGAGCCTGAAGCTCATCTTAGAGGTGACCGTCTGGGTCATCCTCCTAATTTTTATCATGGAGATTTTGCTGAATTGGATTGTCAGTTTCAGAGGCTTCTGGAAAAGCAGCTGGAATGTCTTTGACTTCAGCGTTACCATAGTG TCCGTGATCCCTGAGTTCCTGGACTTGACTGGCATAACCAACAAGATAGCTGCCATGAGACTCATCAGGGCCTTTCGCATCCTCCGCACCTTAAAGCTCTTCTCAAAATTCCGGCAAGTTCGGGTGATCATCCTGGCAATAGCAAAGACCTTGAAG GCCATGACCTTCATCCTGCTGCTCTTGGTGGTTTTCTTCTCTGTGTTTGCCGTATCTGGCATCTTCTTCTTCGAGAGCTACAGTCGGTCAGACCGCACCGACCTGGAGTACAGCATGTATTTCAG GGATCTCCCCAACACCCTGGTGACATTGTTCATCCTCTTCACCATGGATCACTGGTACGCCCTTCTCCAGGACACCTGGAAGATACCTGAGATGAACAAGCTCATCAGCAGCCTCTACATCATCCTCTGGCTGCTGATTGGATCCTTCATGTTCAGGAACTTCTTTGTGGCAATTATGG TGACTAATTTCCAGACTATCCGGAGTGACCTGGCTGAAGAGGTGAAGCAGATAGAGGCCCAGAAGAAAgcagatttatttaaaatacagattAGAGAGAG CAGGTCTCAGGCCTCAGGCTTGGAGGTGGGCCCAGGAGCAGAGGCACCCCCTAGTGCGCAGCAGTTGGAGTACAAGGTGGTAGTGAAGCAGAGCGTGAAGGACT TGGACTGGGAGACATACATCCACCAGAACCTGCAGAGCCTAGTGGAGGTAAATGAGGATGGGCAGGTGGTGTGGCCCAGCGACTCCCTCTTCCGTTACTTCGaactgctggagcagctgcagcacaacCTGGAAGAGCGCAAGAGGCTGCAGCACTACGCAG TCATGGCCTTATTGAACATGGAGGACAAGTAG
- the LOC123344663 gene encoding zinc transporter ZIP1-like isoform X1, which translates to MRSLLAVKLGCLLGLLLLPLLCGLLPVRLRGAGTRGRWRSFVGCVAGGIFLAACLLDIVPDSLSDMREELRSQRITVDFPFPEFVLTLGFLLVLIIEHVVLDCSERRAGEATPLLPCGEATPQPAGTGEWVVETGVPHLPADFRAHSSFRSFVLFLSLSVHSLFEGLAVGLQDTESKVLQICIAILVHKSVIAVSLSLLLLQSQVPTRWFVALIGTFTLMSPLGITVGIVMMQNPGPSSTMAQCLLEGIAAGTFVYITFLEILPHELSSPTCRLPKVLSMLLGFSVMAALRFLG; encoded by the exons ATGCGGTCTTTGCTGGCGGTCAAGCTGGGCTGCCTGCTCGGGCTGCTGCTCCTGCCGCTACTCTGCGGGCTGCTCCCCGTGCGGCTGCGGGGCGCGG GGACTCGCGGGCGGTGGCGCAGCTTCGTCGGCTGCGTGGCCGGAGGCATCTTCCTGGCCGCCTGCCTGCTGGACATCGTCCCTGACTCCCTGTCTGACATGCGGgaggagctgcggagccagcggaTCACG gTGGACTTTCCCTTTCCTGAATTCGTCCTGACTCTTGGCTTCCTGCTGGTTCTCATAATCGAGCACGTGGTCCTGGACTGCAGTGAGCGGAGGGCAGGGGaggccacccccctcctcccctgtggGGAGGCCACCCCTCAGCCAGCAGGCACTGGTGAGTGGGTGGTAGAGACAGGTGTGCCCCACTTGCCTGCAGACTTCCGGGCCCACTCGTCCTTCCGCTCCTTTGTCCTCTTCCTGTCTCTGTCGGTGCACTCGCTGTTCGAGGGCCTGGCTGTGGGGCTGCAGGACACGGAGTCCAAGGTGCTGCAGATCTGCATTGCCATCCTGGTGCACAAGAGCGTGATTGCTGTCAGCCTCTCCCTCCTGCTGCTCCAGAGCCAGGTCCCCACCCGCTGGTTTGTGGCTTTGATTGGCACCTTCACCCTCATGTCTCCCCTTGGCATCACAGTGGGGATTGTGATGATGCAGAACCCGGGCCCCAGCAGCACCATGGCCCAGTGCCTGCTGGAAGGGATCGCTGCAGGGACCTTCGTCTATATCACCTTCCTCGAGATCCTGCCTCACGAACTGAGCTCCCCAACGTGCCGCCTGCCCAAAGTGCTCTCCATGCTGCTGGGCTTCTCAGTCATGGCTGCCTTGCGCTTCCTGGGCTGA
- the LOC123344663 gene encoding zinc transporter ZIP1-like isoform X2, translating to MGRHSSLLGRRLNSCLDTQGGTRGRWRSFVGCVAGGIFLAACLLDIVPDSLSDMREELRSQRITVDFPFPEFVLTLGFLLVLIIEHVVLDCSERRAGEATPLLPCGEATPQPAGTGEWVVETGVPHLPADFRAHSSFRSFVLFLSLSVHSLFEGLAVGLQDTESKVLQICIAILVHKSVIAVSLSLLLLQSQVPTRWFVALIGTFTLMSPLGITVGIVMMQNPGPSSTMAQCLLEGIAAGTFVYITFLEILPHELSSPTCRLPKVLSMLLGFSVMAALRFLG from the exons ATGGGGCGTCACAGCTCCCTCCTGGGCAGGCGACTGAACAGCTGCTTGGACACGCAAGGAG GGACTCGCGGGCGGTGGCGCAGCTTCGTCGGCTGCGTGGCCGGAGGCATCTTCCTGGCCGCCTGCCTGCTGGACATCGTCCCTGACTCCCTGTCTGACATGCGGgaggagctgcggagccagcggaTCACG gTGGACTTTCCCTTTCCTGAATTCGTCCTGACTCTTGGCTTCCTGCTGGTTCTCATAATCGAGCACGTGGTCCTGGACTGCAGTGAGCGGAGGGCAGGGGaggccacccccctcctcccctgtggGGAGGCCACCCCTCAGCCAGCAGGCACTGGTGAGTGGGTGGTAGAGACAGGTGTGCCCCACTTGCCTGCAGACTTCCGGGCCCACTCGTCCTTCCGCTCCTTTGTCCTCTTCCTGTCTCTGTCGGTGCACTCGCTGTTCGAGGGCCTGGCTGTGGGGCTGCAGGACACGGAGTCCAAGGTGCTGCAGATCTGCATTGCCATCCTGGTGCACAAGAGCGTGATTGCTGTCAGCCTCTCCCTCCTGCTGCTCCAGAGCCAGGTCCCCACCCGCTGGTTTGTGGCTTTGATTGGCACCTTCACCCTCATGTCTCCCCTTGGCATCACAGTGGGGATTGTGATGATGCAGAACCCGGGCCCCAGCAGCACCATGGCCCAGTGCCTGCTGGAAGGGATCGCTGCAGGGACCTTCGTCTATATCACCTTCCTCGAGATCCTGCCTCACGAACTGAGCTCCCCAACGTGCCGCCTGCCCAAAGTGCTCTCCATGCTGCTGGGCTTCTCAGTCATGGCTGCCTTGCGCTTCCTGGGCTGA
- the CATSPER2 gene encoding cation channel sperm-associated protein 2 isoform X3 yields MPSHGTISRISLEPPGRSSVSLFPTDPKKQRKLMFTDHHQLVRFNITPVRNTIITPEKRLRNRIQVRCSRWPPLAMWASWVLNSTIFKSFIICLIFLNMLVLMIKSEVMDKMDASLVSLKLILEVTVWVILLIFIMEILLNWIVSFRGFWKSSWNVFDFSVTIVSVIPEFLDLTGITNKIAAMRLIRAFRILRTLKLFSKFRQVRVIILAIAKTLKAMTFILLLLVVFFSVFAVSGIFFFESYSRSDRTDLEYSMYFRDLPNTLVTLFILFTMDHWYALLQDTWKIPEMNKLISSLYIILWLLIGSFMFRNFFVAIMVTNFQTIRSDLAEEVKQIEAQKKADLFKIQIRESRSQASGLEVGPGAEAPPSAQQLEYKVVVKQSVKDLDWETYIHQNLQSLVEVNEDGQVVWPSDSLFRYFELLEQLQHNLEERKRLQHYAVMALLNMEDK; encoded by the exons ATGCCATCCCACGGCACAATATCCAGGATTTCCTTG GAACCGCCTGGGAGGAGTTCTGTGTCACTGTTCCCTACAGACCCCAAGAAGCAGAGGAAGCTGATGTTCACAGACCATCACCAGCTGGTTCGTTTCAACATAACCCCCGTCAGGAACACCATCATCACCCCAGAGAAACGCCTGCGCAACCGCATCCAAGTGCGCTGCAGCCGCTGGCCTCCCCTGGCCATgtgggcatcctgggtcctgaaCA GTACCATCTTCAAAAGCTTCATCATCTGTCTCATCTTCCTGAACATGCTGGTTCTTATGATCAAGAGTG AGGTGATGGACAAGATGGATGCCAGCCTGGTGAGCCTGAAGCTCATCTTAGAGGTGACCGTCTGGGTCATCCTCCTAATTTTTATCATGGAGATTTTGCTGAATTGGATTGTCAGTTTCAGAGGCTTCTGGAAAAGCAGCTGGAATGTCTTTGACTTCAGCGTTACCATAGTG TCCGTGATCCCTGAGTTCCTGGACTTGACTGGCATAACCAACAAGATAGCTGCCATGAGACTCATCAGGGCCTTTCGCATCCTCCGCACCTTAAAGCTCTTCTCAAAATTCCGGCAAGTTCGGGTGATCATCCTGGCAATAGCAAAGACCTTGAAG GCCATGACCTTCATCCTGCTGCTCTTGGTGGTTTTCTTCTCTGTGTTTGCCGTATCTGGCATCTTCTTCTTCGAGAGCTACAGTCGGTCAGACCGCACCGACCTGGAGTACAGCATGTATTTCAG GGATCTCCCCAACACCCTGGTGACATTGTTCATCCTCTTCACCATGGATCACTGGTACGCCCTTCTCCAGGACACCTGGAAGATACCTGAGATGAACAAGCTCATCAGCAGCCTCTACATCATCCTCTGGCTGCTGATTGGATCCTTCATGTTCAGGAACTTCTTTGTGGCAATTATGG TGACTAATTTCCAGACTATCCGGAGTGACCTGGCTGAAGAGGTGAAGCAGATAGAGGCCCAGAAGAAAgcagatttatttaaaatacagattAGAGAGAG CAGGTCTCAGGCCTCAGGCTTGGAGGTGGGCCCAGGAGCAGAGGCACCCCCTAGTGCGCAGCAGTTGGAGTACAAGGTGGTAGTGAAGCAGAGCGTGAAGGACT TGGACTGGGAGACATACATCCACCAGAACCTGCAGAGCCTAGTGGAGGTAAATGAGGATGGGCAGGTGGTGTGGCCCAGCGACTCCCTCTTCCGTTACTTCGaactgctggagcagctgcagcacaacCTGGAAGAGCGCAAGAGGCTGCAGCACTACGCAG TCATGGCCTTATTGAACATGGAGGACAAGTAG
- the LOC123344038 gene encoding extensin-like, whose translation MALLPALWNVPQEETLRTPTPPISCTHAHPSHADAPISCTHAHPSHADAPISCTHAHPSHADAPISCTHAHPSHADAPHLLHPRSPFARRRPPSPAPTLTLRTPTPPSPAPTLTLRTPTPPISCTHAHPSHADAPISCTHSPFARRRPPSPAPTLTLSTPTPPISCTHSPFARRRPHLLHPRSPFARRHPPSPAPTLTLRTPTPPISCTHAHPCHADAPISCTHAHPSHADAPISCTHAHPSHADAPISCTHAHPAHADAPISCTHAHPSHADAPHLLHPRSPFARRRPHLLHPLTLRTPTPPSPAPTLTLRTPTPPSPAPTLTLRTPTPPSPAPTHPSHADAPHLLQPRSPFARRRPPSPAPTHPSHADAPISCTHAHPSHADTPHLLHPRSPFTRRRPPSPAPTLTLRTPTPPSPAPTHPSHADAPISCTHAHPSHADAPISCTHAHPSHADAPHLLHPRSPFARRRPHLLHPLTLRTPTPPSPAPTLTLRMPTPPISCTHAHPSHADAPHLLHPLTLRTPTPRLLHPRSPFARRRPHLLHPRSPFARRRPHLLYPLTLRTPTPHSPAPTLTLRTPTPPSPVPTLTLRTPTPPISCIHSPFARRRPILLHPRSPFTRRRPPSPAPTHPSHADAPHLLHPRSSFARRRPPSPAPTLTLRTPTPPSPAPTHPSHADAPHLLHPRSPFARRRPPSPAPTLTLRTPAPTLTRLGQRLQQQQPEAPGGQSHFSVFLCRAGVPRSQRLGKLVVPGVFSRTGEQGACCQGTGPVP comes from the exons ATGGCGTTACTACCCGCCCTCTG GAATGTACCCCAGGAAGAGACGCTTCGCACGccgacaccccccatctcctgcacccaCGCTCACCCTTCGCACGCCGACgcccccatctcctgcacccaCGCTCACCCTTCGCACGCCGACgcccccatctcctgcacccaCGCTCACCCTTCGCACGCCGACgcccccatctcctgcacccaCGCTCACCCTTCGCACGCCGacgccccccatctcctgcacccaCGCTCACCCTTCGCACGCCGacgccccccatctcctgcacccaCGCTCACCCTTCGCACGCCGACgcccccatctcctgcacccaCGCTCACCCTTCGCACGCCGacgccccccatctcctgcacccaCGCTCACCCTTCGCACGCCGACgcccccatctcctgcacccaCTCACCCTTCGCACGCCGacgccccccatctcctgcacccaCGCTCACCCTTAGCACGCCGacgccccccatctcctgcacccaCTCACCCTTCGCACGCCGACgcccccatctcctgcacccaCGCTCACCCTTCGCACGccgacaccccccatctcctgcacccaCGCTCACCCTTCGCACGCCGacgccccccatctcctgcacccaCGCTCACCCTTGTCACGCCGACgcccccatctcctgcacccaCGCTCACCCTTCGCACGCCGACgcccccatctcctgcacccaCGCTCACCCTTCGCACGCCGACgcccccatctcctgcacccaCGCTCACCCGGCGCACGCCGACgcccccatctcctgcacccaCGCTCACCCTTCGCACGCCGacgccccccatctcctgcacccaCGCTCACCCTTCGCACGCCGACgcccccatctcctgcacccaCTCACCCTTCGCACGCCGACgcccccatctcctgcacccaCGCTCACCCTTCGCACGCCGACgcccccatctcctgcacccaCGCTCACCCTTCGCACGCCGACgcccccatctcctgcacccaCTCACCCTTCGCACGCCGacgccccccatctcctgcagcCACGCTCACCCTTCGCACGCCGacgccccccatctcctgcacccaCTCACCCTTCGCACGCCGACgcccccatctcctgcacccaCGCTCACCCTTCGCACGccgacaccccccatctcctgcacccaCGCTCACCCTTCACACGCCGacgccccccatctcctgcacccaCGCTCACCCTTCGCACGCCGACgcccccatctcctgcacccaCTCACCCTTCGCACGCCGACgcccccatctcctgcacccaCGCTCACCCTTCGCACGCCGACgcccccatctcctgcacccaCGCTCACCCTTCGCACGCCGacgccccccatctcctgcacccaCGCTCACCCTTCGCACGCCGACgcccccatctcctgcacccaCTCACCCTTCGCACGCCGACgcccccatctcctgcacccaCGCTCACCCTTCGCATGCCGacgccccccatctcctgcacccaCGCTCACCCTTCGCACGCCGacgccccccatctcctgcacccaCTCACCCTTCGCACGCCGACGCCCCGTCTCCTGCACCCACGCTCACCCTTCGCACGCCGACgcccccatctcctgcacccaCGCTCACCCTTCGCACGCCGACGCCCCCATCTCCTGTATCCACTCACCCTTCGCACGCCGACGCCCCATTCTCCTGCACCCACGCTCACCCTTCGCACGCCGACGCCCCCATCTCCTGTACCCACGCTCACCCTTCGCACGCCGACGCCCCCCATCTCCTGTATCCACTCACCCTTCGCACGCCGACGCCCCATTCTCCTGCACCCACGCTCACCCTTCACACGCCGacgccccccatctcctgcacccaCTCACCCTTCGCACGCCGacgccccccatctcctgcacccaCGCTCATCCTTCGCACGCCGacgccccccatctcctgcacccaCGCTCACCCTTCGCACGCCGACgcccccatctcctgcacccaCTCACCCTTCGCACGCCGacgccccccatctcctgcacccaCGCTCACCCTTCGCACGCCGacgccccccatctcctgcacccaCGCTCACCCTTCGCACGCCTGCACCCACACTCACCCGCTTGGGGCAgaggttgcagcagcagcagccagaagcaCCAGGGGGACAAAGCCATTTCTCTGTGTTCTTATGCAGGGCAGGAGTGCCCAGAAGCCAGAGGCTGGGGAAGCTGGTGGTCCCAGGGGTGTTCAGCCGgactggggagcagggagcttgCTGCCAGGGAACAGGACCTGTACCATGA
- the CATSPER2 gene encoding cation channel sperm-associated protein 2 isoform X4: MFTDHHQLVRFNITPVRNTIITPEKRLRNRIQVRCSRWPPLAMWASWVLNSTIFKSFIICLIFLNMLVLMIKSEVMDKMDASLVSLKLILEVTVWVILLIFIMEILLNWIVSFRGFWKSSWNVFDFSVTIVSVIPEFLDLTGITNKIAAMRLIRAFRILRTLKLFSKFRQVRVIILAIAKTLKAMTFILLLLVVFFSVFAVSGIFFFESYSRSDRTDLEYSMYFRDLPNTLVTLFILFTMDHWYALLQDTWKIPEMNKLISSLYIILWLLIGSFMFRNFFVAIMVTNFQTIRSDLAEEVKQIEAQKKADLFKIQIRESRSQASGLEVGPGAEAPPSAQQLEYKVVVKQSVKDLDWETYIHQNLQSLVEVNEDGQVVWPSDSLFRYFELLEQLQHNLEERKRLQHYAVMALLNMEDK; encoded by the exons ATGTTCACAGACCATCACCAGCTGGTTCGTTTCAACATAACCCCCGTCAGGAACACCATCATCACCCCAGAGAAACGCCTGCGCAACCGCATCCAAGTGCGCTGCAGCCGCTGGCCTCCCCTGGCCATgtgggcatcctgggtcctgaaCA GTACCATCTTCAAAAGCTTCATCATCTGTCTCATCTTCCTGAACATGCTGGTTCTTATGATCAAGAGTG AGGTGATGGACAAGATGGATGCCAGCCTGGTGAGCCTGAAGCTCATCTTAGAGGTGACCGTCTGGGTCATCCTCCTAATTTTTATCATGGAGATTTTGCTGAATTGGATTGTCAGTTTCAGAGGCTTCTGGAAAAGCAGCTGGAATGTCTTTGACTTCAGCGTTACCATAGTG TCCGTGATCCCTGAGTTCCTGGACTTGACTGGCATAACCAACAAGATAGCTGCCATGAGACTCATCAGGGCCTTTCGCATCCTCCGCACCTTAAAGCTCTTCTCAAAATTCCGGCAAGTTCGGGTGATCATCCTGGCAATAGCAAAGACCTTGAAG GCCATGACCTTCATCCTGCTGCTCTTGGTGGTTTTCTTCTCTGTGTTTGCCGTATCTGGCATCTTCTTCTTCGAGAGCTACAGTCGGTCAGACCGCACCGACCTGGAGTACAGCATGTATTTCAG GGATCTCCCCAACACCCTGGTGACATTGTTCATCCTCTTCACCATGGATCACTGGTACGCCCTTCTCCAGGACACCTGGAAGATACCTGAGATGAACAAGCTCATCAGCAGCCTCTACATCATCCTCTGGCTGCTGATTGGATCCTTCATGTTCAGGAACTTCTTTGTGGCAATTATGG TGACTAATTTCCAGACTATCCGGAGTGACCTGGCTGAAGAGGTGAAGCAGATAGAGGCCCAGAAGAAAgcagatttatttaaaatacagattAGAGAGAG CAGGTCTCAGGCCTCAGGCTTGGAGGTGGGCCCAGGAGCAGAGGCACCCCCTAGTGCGCAGCAGTTGGAGTACAAGGTGGTAGTGAAGCAGAGCGTGAAGGACT TGGACTGGGAGACATACATCCACCAGAACCTGCAGAGCCTAGTGGAGGTAAATGAGGATGGGCAGGTGGTGTGGCCCAGCGACTCCCTCTTCCGTTACTTCGaactgctggagcagctgcagcacaacCTGGAAGAGCGCAAGAGGCTGCAGCACTACGCAG TCATGGCCTTATTGAACATGGAGGACAAGTAG
- the CATSPER2 gene encoding cation channel sperm-associated protein 2 isoform X2, giving the protein MNSQSPEDASQTKVSSPFTLLPRADAIRSKLIYTFYLIDHLQGLSHAIPRHNIQDFLDPKKQRKLMFTDHHQLVRFNITPVRNTIITPEKRLRNRIQVRCSRWPPLAMWASWVLNSTIFKSFIICLIFLNMLVLMIKSEVMDKMDASLVSLKLILEVTVWVILLIFIMEILLNWIVSFRGFWKSSWNVFDFSVTIVSVIPEFLDLTGITNKIAAMRLIRAFRILRTLKLFSKFRQVRVIILAIAKTLKAMTFILLLLVVFFSVFAVSGIFFFESYSRSDRTDLEYSMYFRDLPNTLVTLFILFTMDHWYALLQDTWKIPEMNKLISSLYIILWLLIGSFMFRNFFVAIMVTNFQTIRSDLAEEVKQIEAQKKADLFKIQIRERSQASGLEVGPGAEAPPSAQQLEYKVVVKQSVKDLDWETYIHQNLQSLVEVNEDGQVVWPSDSLFRYFELLEQLQHNLEERKRLQHYAVMALLNMEDK; this is encoded by the exons ATGAATTCCCAG aGCCCAGAGGATGCTTCCCAAACCAAAGTCAGCTCCCCATTTACGCTGCTTCCCCGAGCTGACGCCATTCGCTCCAAGCTGATCTACACCTTCTACTTGATTGACCACCTTCAGGGACTGAGCCATGCCATCCCACGGCACAATATCCAGGATTTCCTTG ACCCCAAGAAGCAGAGGAAGCTGATGTTCACAGACCATCACCAGCTGGTTCGTTTCAACATAACCCCCGTCAGGAACACCATCATCACCCCAGAGAAACGCCTGCGCAACCGCATCCAAGTGCGCTGCAGCCGCTGGCCTCCCCTGGCCATgtgggcatcctgggtcctgaaCA GTACCATCTTCAAAAGCTTCATCATCTGTCTCATCTTCCTGAACATGCTGGTTCTTATGATCAAGAGTG AGGTGATGGACAAGATGGATGCCAGCCTGGTGAGCCTGAAGCTCATCTTAGAGGTGACCGTCTGGGTCATCCTCCTAATTTTTATCATGGAGATTTTGCTGAATTGGATTGTCAGTTTCAGAGGCTTCTGGAAAAGCAGCTGGAATGTCTTTGACTTCAGCGTTACCATAGTG TCCGTGATCCCTGAGTTCCTGGACTTGACTGGCATAACCAACAAGATAGCTGCCATGAGACTCATCAGGGCCTTTCGCATCCTCCGCACCTTAAAGCTCTTCTCAAAATTCCGGCAAGTTCGGGTGATCATCCTGGCAATAGCAAAGACCTTGAAG GCCATGACCTTCATCCTGCTGCTCTTGGTGGTTTTCTTCTCTGTGTTTGCCGTATCTGGCATCTTCTTCTTCGAGAGCTACAGTCGGTCAGACCGCACCGACCTGGAGTACAGCATGTATTTCAG GGATCTCCCCAACACCCTGGTGACATTGTTCATCCTCTTCACCATGGATCACTGGTACGCCCTTCTCCAGGACACCTGGAAGATACCTGAGATGAACAAGCTCATCAGCAGCCTCTACATCATCCTCTGGCTGCTGATTGGATCCTTCATGTTCAGGAACTTCTTTGTGGCAATTATGG TGACTAATTTCCAGACTATCCGGAGTGACCTGGCTGAAGAGGTGAAGCAGATAGAGGCCCAGAAGAAAgcagatttatttaaaatacagattAGAGAGAG GTCTCAGGCCTCAGGCTTGGAGGTGGGCCCAGGAGCAGAGGCACCCCCTAGTGCGCAGCAGTTGGAGTACAAGGTGGTAGTGAAGCAGAGCGTGAAGGACT TGGACTGGGAGACATACATCCACCAGAACCTGCAGAGCCTAGTGGAGGTAAATGAGGATGGGCAGGTGGTGTGGCCCAGCGACTCCCTCTTCCGTTACTTCGaactgctggagcagctgcagcacaacCTGGAAGAGCGCAAGAGGCTGCAGCACTACGCAG TCATGGCCTTATTGAACATGGAGGACAAGTAG